The proteins below come from a single Pandoraea apista genomic window:
- the can gene encoding carbonate dehydratase — protein sequence MTEDKDQPLIHLLDNNRAWVASVNAEDPAFFERLSKLQTPEYLWIGCSDSRVPANQITGLAPGEVFVHRNIANVVVHSDLNCLSVLQFAVEVLKVRHIMVVGHYGCGGVGAALDGAKMGLVDNWLRHVRDVYERHVDQIDALPSRDARHDRLCELNAIEQVVNICHTTVLRDAWARNQPVTVHGWVYGLRDGLVRDLRMSVNSLETLPRIYDRCVAAMAELRHPRA from the coding sequence ATGACCGAAGACAAAGACCAACCTCTCATTCATCTGCTCGACAACAATCGCGCCTGGGTTGCCAGCGTAAACGCGGAAGATCCCGCGTTTTTCGAGCGGCTGTCGAAGCTGCAAACGCCGGAATACCTCTGGATCGGCTGCTCCGATTCACGTGTGCCTGCCAACCAGATTACCGGTCTCGCGCCGGGCGAGGTGTTCGTCCACCGCAATATCGCGAACGTGGTCGTGCACAGCGACCTGAACTGCCTGTCGGTATTGCAGTTCGCGGTCGAAGTGCTGAAGGTTCGCCACATCATGGTGGTGGGCCATTACGGCTGCGGCGGTGTGGGTGCGGCGCTCGACGGCGCGAAGATGGGCCTGGTGGACAACTGGCTGCGCCACGTGCGCGATGTCTACGAGCGCCATGTCGACCAGATCGACGCGCTGCCCTCGCGTGATGCGCGTCACGACCGGCTGTGTGAGCTGAACGCCATTGAACAGGTCGTGAATATCTGCCACACGACGGTATTGCGCGACGCCTGGGCCCGCAACCAACCCGTCACGGTGCACGGCTGGGTGTATGGCCTGCGCGACGGACTGGTGCGCGACCTGCGCATGTCGGTCAATAGCCTCGAAACATTGCCGCGTATCTACGACCGTTGTGTCGCCGCAATGGCCGAATTGCGTCATCCACGCGCTTAG
- a CDS encoding acetyl-CoA C-acetyltransferase, translated as MQQDPIVIVSAARTPMGGLQGVFGEVAAPQLGAAAIRAAVERAGLKPEQVDEVVMGCVLPAGQGQAPARQATLGAGLPLAAGATTVNKMCGSGMRAAMFAHDMLVAGSADVIVAGGMESMSNAPYLLPKARAGMRMGHGQVIDHMFFDGLEDAYDKGRLMGTFAEECADRYAFTREAQDNFAIASLERAQNATKDGSFAWEITPVTVPGRKGDTVVDQDEQPFKANPEKIPTLKAAFRKDGTVTAANSSSISDGAAALVLMRESTAKRLGLAPLARIAGHSTFAQQPGLFTTAPVGAMRKLFEKTGWSTKDVDLYEINEAFAVVTMAAMHEFGLPHDKVNIHGGACALGHPIGASGARILVTLIGALRKTGGKRGVASLCIGGGEATAMAIELV; from the coding sequence ATGCAACAAGACCCGATCGTTATCGTTTCCGCCGCCCGCACGCCCATGGGCGGCCTGCAAGGGGTGTTCGGCGAAGTCGCCGCACCGCAACTGGGCGCGGCCGCCATTCGCGCCGCCGTCGAGCGCGCCGGCCTCAAGCCAGAACAGGTCGACGAAGTGGTGATGGGCTGCGTGCTGCCTGCCGGGCAGGGTCAGGCCCCGGCGCGTCAGGCCACGCTCGGCGCCGGGCTGCCGCTCGCCGCCGGCGCCACCACCGTCAACAAGATGTGCGGCTCCGGCATGCGCGCCGCGATGTTCGCGCACGACATGCTCGTCGCCGGCAGTGCCGATGTGATCGTCGCCGGTGGCATGGAAAGCATGAGCAACGCCCCCTATCTGCTGCCCAAGGCGCGCGCCGGCATGCGCATGGGGCACGGTCAGGTCATCGACCATATGTTCTTCGATGGCCTGGAAGACGCCTACGACAAGGGCCGCCTGATGGGCACCTTCGCCGAGGAATGCGCCGACCGTTACGCCTTCACCCGCGAAGCACAGGACAACTTCGCCATTGCCTCGCTCGAACGCGCTCAGAACGCCACGAAAGACGGCTCGTTTGCGTGGGAAATCACACCGGTGACGGTGCCGGGCCGCAAGGGCGACACCGTTGTCGATCAGGATGAACAGCCGTTCAAAGCCAATCCCGAGAAAATCCCGACGCTCAAGGCGGCCTTCCGCAAGGACGGCACGGTGACTGCCGCCAACTCGTCGTCGATTTCGGACGGTGCCGCCGCGCTTGTGCTCATGCGCGAATCCACGGCCAAACGCCTCGGCCTCGCGCCACTCGCACGCATTGCCGGCCACAGCACCTTCGCCCAGCAACCGGGCCTGTTCACGACTGCCCCGGTCGGCGCCATGCGCAAGCTTTTCGAGAAGACCGGCTGGTCGACGAAGGACGTCGATCTCTACGAAATCAACGAAGCCTTCGCGGTCGTCACGATGGCCGCAATGCATGAGTTCGGTCTGCCGCACGACAAGGTCAATATTCACGGCGGCGCCTGCGCGCTCGGTCACCCGATCGGCGCATCCGGCGCGCGAATTCTGGTCACGCTGATCGGCGCACTGCGCAAGACCGGCGGCAAACGTGGCGTGGCCAGTCTGTGTATCGGCGGTGGCGAAGCCACGGCCATGGCCATCGAACTCGTCTGA
- a CDS encoding SDR family oxidoreductase yields MKTALIIGASRGIGMEFVRQYRDDGWRVFATARDDHGLSALRELGAEPLKLDVTRVESLSGLSWQLDGVELDVAVYNAGVNSDRTSGLAPVTKEAFDRVFHTNVLGAMQTAPLVLPFVEAAGGTFGFLSSRMGSVALMDSNGSWLYRASKAAVNSVVKAVSLEAQRATCVAMHPGWVRTDMGGENADIDVHTSVAGMRRVFARAPGERATHNGGFFNYDGNALTW; encoded by the coding sequence ATGAAGACTGCGCTCATCATCGGTGCTTCGCGCGGCATCGGCATGGAGTTCGTACGGCAATATCGCGACGACGGCTGGCGCGTGTTCGCCACCGCGCGCGATGACCATGGACTGTCGGCCCTGCGCGAACTCGGCGCAGAACCGCTCAAGCTCGACGTCACGCGTGTCGAGTCGCTCTCCGGCCTGTCGTGGCAGCTCGACGGCGTGGAACTGGACGTTGCGGTCTACAACGCGGGCGTGAATTCGGATCGCACGTCCGGTCTGGCCCCGGTCACGAAGGAAGCATTCGACCGCGTGTTTCACACGAATGTGCTCGGCGCCATGCAAACCGCGCCGCTCGTGTTGCCGTTCGTTGAAGCCGCCGGCGGCACGTTCGGTTTTCTCTCGAGCCGCATGGGCAGCGTTGCACTGATGGACTCGAACGGAAGCTGGCTCTACCGTGCGAGCAAAGCGGCGGTGAATTCGGTCGTCAAGGCCGTATCGCTCGAAGCACAACGCGCCACGTGCGTCGCCATGCACCCGGGCTGGGTGCGCACGGACATGGGCGGCGAGAACGCCGACATCGACGTGCACACGAGCGTCGCCGGCATGCGCCGCGTGTTCGCCCGGGCACCGGGCGAGCGCGCCACGCACAACGGCGGCTTCTTCAATTACGACGGCAACGCGCTCACATGGTGA